One genomic segment of Anguilla anguilla isolate fAngAng1 chromosome 2, fAngAng1.pri, whole genome shotgun sequence includes these proteins:
- the prr15lb gene encoding proline-rich protein 15-like protein B produces the protein MADPSPGWWKLTFLRKKKSESKVLYEIPPELGSNTGNNTGNKDSSAPPNGNPEDSQFNARLEKIVDKTATKGRHVKVSHSGRFKEKKKIRATLAENPNLFPEHTLSNENHRAEK, from the coding sequence ATGGCTGACCCCTCCCCTGGTTGGTGGAAGCTGACCTTCCTGCGCAAGAAGAAATCTGAGTCTAAGGTGCTCTACGAGATTCCACCGGAGCTGGGAAGCAACACTGGAAACAACACTGGAAACAAGGACTCCAGTGCCCCCCCAAATGGCAACCCTGAGGACAGCCAGTTCAACGCACGGCTAGAGAAGATTGTGGATAAAACGGCAACCAAGGGCCGCCATGTGAAAGTTTCACATTCGGGCCGCTTTaaggagaaaaagaagatcCGTGCCACCCTGGCTGAAAACCCCAACCTCTTCCCAGAGCATACTCTGAGCAATGAGAACCACAGGGCTGAAA